The Pseudomonadota bacterium genome includes the window CTCGCAATCTACTACTACTTCTTCAGGCCGTGAGCAGATGAGACTGAACCCGGGCCAATCGATCAGCAGCAGCCGCTATCGCTACTCGGTCGTCCGTCAGATCGGCGAGGGTGGCATGAGTGCCATCTACCTGTGCGATTGCAGCGCGCCGGCGGGCAGCCCGGACGCGGGGCGCTGGGTGCTCAAGGAGATGACGGTGTCCTACCGGGATCGCAAGGATCAGGAGAACGCGGTGTCGCTCTTCCTGCGCGAGGCCCAGATACTGCAGCAGCTGCGCCACAAGAACCTGCCGCGCGTGCTCGAGCAGTTCGTGCTCGACGTGAACGGCACGCTCGTCACCGGGGCCGGCGATGGGCCCCGGGACCGCGCGAACATGCGCTACTACACCGTCATGGAGTTCGTCGAGGGCGAAGACCTGGGCAAGCTGCTGCTGCGCAATCCGCAGGGCTTCCCAGAGCAGAAGGCCGTGGCCTGGGCCATCGAGATCGCCACGGTTCTCTACTACCTGCACAGCCAGAAGCCGCCCATCATCTTCCGCGATCTGAAGCCCTCGAACATCATGATCTCCCGCGGTCAGGTGAGGCTCATCGACTTCGGCATCGCCCGGCGCTTCGACGCATTCAAGAAGAAGGACACGGTGCGCATCGGCTCGCCCGGCTATGCTCCTCCGGAGCAGTACAGCGGCCAGACCGATCGCCGCTCGGACATCTACGCGCTGGGGGTCACCCTGCATCAGCTGCTCACGGGGCGCGACCCGTCTGAGACCCAGACGCCCTTCAAGCTTCCCATGGTGCGCTCTCTGGCGCCCGCCGTGTCGCCGGCGACCGAAGCCATCGTGATGCGTGCCACCGAGCTCGATCCTCAGGCGCGCTTCAAGAACGCGCTCGACATGAAGCGCGCGCTGCAGGCCATCCTGGGGGTGCAGAGCCAGCCGCTCCAGACCCTGCCGCTCGGCGCGCCGGGGGCTCGTCCCGCGGGAGGTGGCGTGTCTTCTCCCGCGGCACCGGCACGCCCCGCAGGTGGCGCGCAGTCTGTTCCCCCCCGCATCGGCCCACCCGCGCTCGGAGGGAGCTCGACAGTACCGAACGCGTCGAACCCGTACGCGCCGCAGGCGTCTCCAACGCGCCAATCGGCATCGACGCCCGCGTCGCAGGCCGGTTCCGCGCAGGGGCGACAGACGGCCTCTCCGGGCGCGCAGGTCGTCGCACCCGCGGCATCGAGCGCGCCGCCTCCGCGCGGTGTGGCGTCGCCAGCACCGGCTGACGCGTCCACGGCCGCGACCTCCGCGGGAACGGTCGCGCCTGCGTCTGCGGCAGGGGGGGGCGCCACACCCTCCCCCGTGGCTTCGGGACTGGCCACGGTCACCATGCCCGCACCGACGGCTGGGAAGCCTCTCGGAAGGGGGCGTGCGTTCATGCTGGCGCTGCTGGCCACGCTGGTGGGTGCGATCTCGGTTTTCAGCCTCTCTCCCGGACTTCTCGACGCCCTGATCCGGCGACTGGAGGCGTCGTTCTCTCGCCCCTACACCGGTTCCTCATCGTCGCCGACGGCGCTCGCGTCAGCAGCTCCGGCGGCTGCTCCCACCCCATCTCTGGCGCAGCAGGCGCTCAAGAGCCTCGACGAGGGAAACCTCGAAGCCGCATTCGAGCAGAGCGAGAAGGGCCGCAAGAGCGACAGGAGCGATGCCCTGGCCCTGGTGGCCCAGAGCAATGCCCTGGTGCGCGTCCAGTCTGCAGACGGGCTGCCCACCCTGGTGGTGCAAGCGATCTACGTCGATGACGCCTACGGTCGCGAGTGGCTGCGCGGGGTGGCGCAGGCGCAGCGCGACGCCAATGCGCGCGGAGGCCTGTTCCAGTCAGACACAGACGACCCGAAGGTTGTGCATCAGTATCGCATCGCGCTGCTGGCCGATCCTGTGATCGTGGAGACGGGGCGTCCAGAGCGGCTGGTTGAATCGGCGCAGCAGCAGAAGGCCATCGCATCGCTCATCGATCTCCCGGATCGATCGCTTGCGCCGTTCGCCAACGCCTTCGCCCAGGCGCGCATGACCGCGGTCACAGGGGCGCCGGGAGCGGTCGACCGGCCAGACGCCAGCGGACCATCGCTGCGCGAGACCGAGGGGGCTTTTGTGGCTGCGATTGCCGCCCTCAAGCCGAAGCGCCTGGCCATCGTGCTGGCCAGCAGCACGCCTGCCCCCCTGGCTGCGGCGTCTCCGTCACCCGCATCGTCTGTCGAGGCGACGCCTTCCCCGACCTCGCAACCCGCTCCCGCGCCTTCGGCCGAGGCAAGGGGAGAGAGGGAGCCGACGGGGGCAGATCCGCTGTTCGAGCAGGCCGTGAGACGCGTGGTGCCTCAGACCCAGGTGTTCGCGCTGAAGCCGGATGGCAGCGGCGCCGAGGCGCTGGCGTCCTTCCACCCCGGTGTGGTCGTCTTCAGGGGGAGCGCGCGAGCGCTCGACCGCTTCGTCTCGCGCGGAAGCGCGGCGCTGAGCGGCGTGACGGTCGTCAGCGGGCCGCAGTGGCTCGGCCCGCGCTCCGACACGCCCCAGACCGTCGAGCTGGCTCGCGCGGGACGGCTGCTGGTGGTCACGCCCTACCGACCGGACAGCGACGACCTCGACGCCTGGCGGTTCTCTGCGGCCTATCGACGAACGTTCGCTGTGACAGAAGGGCCTGGGTTCGCGGCGGCCCAGGGCTATGAGATGCTCGACGGGCTGCTCCGTCGCCTCGAGCACGCGCACGGGGCGCTCACCCTCGACAGCGCGCGTCAGGCGGTCTCGGAGGCGAAGAGCCCGCCGCATACCTTTGGGGGCGCTCGGGTCGGTCAGATCGCAGGTCCAGACGCGGTCTGGTATCTGCTGTCATTCAAGAGCGGCGCGGTGAGCGTCGTGCGGGAGGTGAAACCGTGATCGCCAGGCGCATACTCGTACATTCTGCCGCCCTCATCGCCGGGGGCTCCATCGGCGTGGTGGTTGGAGGGGTGATGCATACCCAGCTGCAGCTCGACTCCATCGTCTTCGTCGCCGTCGTCGCCGCCTTCATCTTCTTATCGCAGGTCGTCGCCAACTTCCTCGTCGAGCGCAGCGCGTCGGCCGCGCCGCGCGCACCGGTCTTTCGCGAGCCCGTGATCCGGGGCACGGAGACCTGGGGCTGGCTCAAGCCGGCCAGTGGTATCGGGGCCGGCTTCCCGTTGAACAAGGAGTGCATTCGCATGGGGCGGGGCGTCGAGATGGACATCACGCTCAACAACGCATCCATCTCGCGCCGCCATGCCCAGCTGCGTCGCCTTGCCGAGGGCGGGCTTCTCGAAGACCTGGGGAGCCGCAACGGCATCTTCGTGAACGGGGTTCGCGTGAAGGAGCAGACCCTCAGCGACGGCGACCACGTCACTGTCGGTGAGATGAAGTTCGTGTTCGTGCGCATGGGCGCCGCGAGCCGCGCCGCGTTCGCAGGCGTCGATGAGGCTCCTCGCGAAGAAGCGCCGCGCGATCTCCGCGCCACCGCCGAGATCCGGGATGTCTCACGGCCGCCACGAAAGGGCGAGGAGCCTCGCGCGGAGGAGAAGGCCGCGACCGAGCACGATGTCCGGCCGTTCGACGAGACCTGCGAGTACGATCACGATGAGGAAGAGGAGAACGACGACTAGCCACGCG containing:
- a CDS encoding serine/threonine protein kinase; protein product: MRLNPGQSISSSRYRYSVVRQIGEGGMSAIYLCDCSAPAGSPDAGRWVLKEMTVSYRDRKDQENAVSLFLREAQILQQLRHKNLPRVLEQFVLDVNGTLVTGAGDGPRDRANMRYYTVMEFVEGEDLGKLLLRNPQGFPEQKAVAWAIEIATVLYYLHSQKPPIIFRDLKPSNIMISRGQVRLIDFGIARRFDAFKKKDTVRIGSPGYAPPEQYSGQTDRRSDIYALGVTLHQLLTGRDPSETQTPFKLPMVRSLAPAVSPATEAIVMRATELDPQARFKNALDMKRALQAILGVQSQPLQTLPLGAPGARPAGGGVSSPAAPARPAGGAQSVPPRIGPPALGGSSTVPNASNPYAPQASPTRQSASTPASQAGSAQGRQTASPGAQVVAPAASSAPPPRGVASPAPADASTAATSAGTVAPASAAGGGATPSPVASGLATVTMPAPTAGKPLGRGRAFMLALLATLVGAISVFSLSPGLLDALIRRLEASFSRPYTGSSSSPTALASAAPAAAPTPSLAQQALKSLDEGNLEAAFEQSEKGRKSDRSDALALVAQSNALVRVQSADGLPTLVVQAIYVDDAYGREWLRGVAQAQRDANARGGLFQSDTDDPKVVHQYRIALLADPVIVETGRPERLVESAQQQKAIASLIDLPDRSLAPFANAFAQARMTAVTGAPGAVDRPDASGPSLRETEGAFVAAIAALKPKRLAIVLASSTPAPLAAASPSPASSVEATPSPTSQPAPAPSAEARGEREPTGADPLFEQAVRRVVPQTQVFALKPDGSGAEALASFHPGVVVFRGSARALDRFVSRGSAALSGVTVVSGPQWLGPRSDTPQTVELARAGRLLVVTPYRPDSDDLDAWRFSAAYRRTFAVTEGPGFAAAQGYEMLDGLLRRLEHAHGALTLDSARQAVSEAKSPPHTFGGARVGQIAGPDAVWYLLSFKSGAVSVVREVKP
- a CDS encoding FHA domain-containing protein, with product MIARRILVHSAALIAGGSIGVVVGGVMHTQLQLDSIVFVAVVAAFIFLSQVVANFLVERSASAAPRAPVFREPVIRGTETWGWLKPASGIGAGFPLNKECIRMGRGVEMDITLNNASISRRHAQLRRLAEGGLLEDLGSRNGIFVNGVRVKEQTLSDGDHVTVGEMKFVFVRMGAASRAAFAGVDEAPREEAPRDLRATAEIRDVSRPPRKGEEPRAEEKAATEHDVRPFDETCEYDHDEEEENDD